The Conger conger chromosome 15, fConCon1.1, whole genome shotgun sequence genome contains a region encoding:
- the aagab gene encoding alpha- and gamma-adaptin-binding protein p34 has translation MSTPQEDEMATVPCVLITSCDPGFKEEELVKQILGVSSSPAPSEQQGAVSWYPWTINNKYYTADVSLCVVPSTFQMTREIAQSMQAFIVYFDSATVGGLDRVSSWLPIVEDLAPEVLILVCDRVCDSGVGRQQAQQWCLAHAFELVELNPEDLPDEDDDFPESTGVKRIVQALNANVWSSVEMKDEHNQGFGLMSSLVASRHNNPRPSQEPPSSHLPVEGGVASTALQRAETAVNGDSPADSRVDPLTDMDIQELASLTTGDPDVENFERLFTKLKEMKDKASSLPHEQRKVHAEKVAKAFWMAIGGDQDEIDGLSSGEES, from the exons ATGTCAACCCCACAGGAAGACGAAATGGCAACAGTGCCGTGTGTCCTTATTACGAGTTGTGATCCAGGGTTCAAAGAGGAAGAGCTGGTCAAAC AGATCTTGGGTGTTTCTTCGTCGCCTGCGCCCTCcgaacagcagggggcagtgagCTGGTATCCCTGGACCATCAATAATAAGTACTACACAGCCGACGTCAGCCTATGTGTTGTGCCCAGCACCTTTCAGATGACCAGAGAGATTGCCCAGTCGATGCAGGCCTTCATCGTGTACTTCGACAGTGCCACG GTCGGGGGTTTGGACAGGGTGTCTTCATGGCTGCCCATTGTTGAGGATCTGGCTCCGGAGGTGCTGATCCtggtgtgtgaccgtgtgtgtgacagtg GAGTCGGGAGGCAGCAAGCGCAGCAGTGGTGTCTGGCTCATGCCTTTGAGCTGGTGGAACTCAACCCTGAAGACCTGCCGGATGAGGATG ATGACTTCCCGGAATCAACCGGAGTGAAGCGGATTGTCCAGGCGCTCAATGCCAACGTGTGGTCGAGTGTGGAGATGAAAGACG AACACAACCAAGGGTTCGGCCTGATGAGCAGCCTCGTGGCCTCCCGGCACAACAACCCCCGCCCCAGCCAGGAGCCGCCG TCCTCCCATCTGCCAGTAGAGGGCGGCGTTGCCAGCACAGCGCTCCAGAGGGCCGAGACGGCAGTGAACGGCGACTCCCCGGCAGATTCgcgagtgg ACCCCTTGACAGACATGGACATCCAGGAGCTGGCCAGCCTCACCACAGGGGACCCGGACGTGGAGAACTTTGAGCGCCTCTTCACCAAGCTTAAAGAGATGAAGG ATAAAGCTTCATCCTTACCTCACGAGCAGAGGAAAGTTCACGCCGAAAAG GTTGCCAAAGCGTTCTGGATGGCGATTGGTGGGGACCAGGATGAGATCGATGGCCTTTCCTCAGGGGAAGAGAGCTGA